One stretch of Oncorhynchus tshawytscha isolate Ot180627B unplaced genomic scaffold, Otsh_v2.0 Un_contig_135_pilon_pilon, whole genome shotgun sequence DNA includes these proteins:
- the LOC112237397 gene encoding 4-galactosyl-N-acetylglucosaminide 3-alpha-L-fucosyltransferase 9, with amino-acid sequence MSTPASKGVLRPVLIGCFFMVGFVGIFLIYYKPPIKFLSCPTDQASHEGKAGCSPCPQVSMAGNHTGQKTHHAQTAIQADDDGDTDTIILIWMWPFGQAFDIDSCVYFNIKGCHLTVDKNLYSKAHGVIFHHRDIHGDLKNMPQEQRPWFQKWVWWNAESPANTNRIPGVDHLFNLTASYRLDSDIKVPYGSLVEVTSEDKIFELPKKDKLVCWVVSNWNPNYKRVQVFNELSRHVKIEAYGRHFSRYLENEDYSKTLSSCKFYLAFENSIYKDYATEKLFNAMKLGAVPVVLGPSRDNYEQFIPRDSFIHVDDFSSVEELAKYLLFLDQKKEEYMRYFTWRNNFKVQQWWFGLEHACRSCDYIQRNKGYKTFHNLNTWFWG; translated from the coding sequence ATGTCCACTCCGGCTTCCAAGGGGGTTCTACGGCCTGTTCTGATTGGCTGTTTTTTTATGGTGGGCTTCGTGGGAATATTCTTAATTTACTACAAACCCCCGATCAAGTTCCTTTCATGCCCTACTGACCAGGCATCCCACGAGGGGAAGGCTGGTTGTTCTCCTTGCCCTCAAGTAAGTATGGCAGGGAACCACACAGGGCAAAAAACACACCATGCACAGACAGCCATTCAGGCCGATGATGACGGAGACACAGACACTATCATTTTGATCTGGATGTGGCCATTTGGTCAGGCCTTTGACATAGACTCTTGTGTCTACTTTAACATCAAAGGCTGTCACCTAACAGTGGATAAAAACCTTTACAGCAAGGCGCACGGTGTCATATTCCACCATAGAGACATCCATGGAGACCTGAAGAACATGCCCCAAGAGCAACGTCCATGGTTCCAGAAATGGGTTTGGTGGAATGCAGAATCACCGGCTAACACAAACAGGATCCCTGGTGTTGACCACTTGTTCAATTTGACTGCGAGTTATCGACTGGATTCTGATATCAAGGTTCCATATGGGTCGCTTGTTGAGGTAACCAGTGAGGATAAAATCTTTGAGCTGCCCAAGAAGGACAAATTAGTCTGCTGGGTAGTGAGCAACTGGAACCCAAACTACAAGAGGGTACAGGTGTTCAACGAGCTCAGTAGGCATGTCAAAATAGAGGCCTATGGGAGACATTTTAGTAGATACCTTGAAAACGAAGACTACTCAAAGACGCTGTCCAGCTGTAAATTCTACCTGGCATTTGAAAACTCCATCTACAAAGACTATGCTACAGAGAAGCTGTTCAATGCTATGAAGTTGGGAGCAGTGCCCGTTGTTCTAGGTCCATCCAGGGATAACTACGAGCAATTTATCCCAAGGGACTCTTTCATCCATGTGGATGACTTCTCCTCTGTAGAGGAGCTGGCAAAGTATCTTCTCTTTCTCGACCAGAAAAAAGAAGAATACATGAGGTACTTCACCTGGCGAAATAACTTTAAAGTTCAACAATGGTGGTTTGGACTTGAGCACGCCTGTCGCTCATGTGATTACATTCAAAGAAATAAAGGATACAAAACTTTTCATAATCTAAATACATGGTTTTGGGGCTAA
- the LOC112237396 gene encoding T-complex protein 11-like protein 2 isoform X4, with translation MSSARDLSNLTLAHEIIVNRDFHVEQPHLPQNSLEKQVKDIVHKAFWDGLESELNDDPPEYEHTIKLLEEIREILLSFLSPGANRLRTQILEVLDMDLIRQQADKEAVDIHGLASYIIAIMGKLCAPVRDDEVKKLRESPDNVASMYKEIFQVLDLMKMDMVNFTIQSLRPDLQRQSVEYERAKFQSIVEKTPMRG, from the exons ATGTCTTCTGCCCGGGACCTGTCCAACCTGACCCTGGCCCACGAGATCATCGTCAACCGTGACTTCCATGTGGAGCAGCCCCACCTACCTCAGAACAG TTTGGAGAAGCAAGTCAAAGATATAGTTCACAAGGCTTTCTGGGATGGCCTGGAGTCTGAGCTGAATGATGACCCACCAGAGTATGAGCACACCATCAAACTGCTGGAGGAGATCAGAGAG ATCCTGTTGTCGTTCCTGAGCCCGGGAGCCAATCGGCTACGGACTCAGATCCTGGAGGTGCTGGACATGGATCTGATTCGCCAGCAGGCGGACAAGGAAGCGGTGGACATACACGGCCTGGCCTCTTACATCATCGCCATCATGGGCAAGCTGTGTGCCCCTGTCCGTGACGACGAGGTCAAGAAGCTCCGCGAGAGCCCCGACAATGTTGCGTCAATGTACAA GGAGATCTTCCAGGTGCTGGACCTGATGAAGATGGACATGGTGAATTTTACCATCCAGAGCCTGCGGCCCGATCTGCAGAGGCAGTCAGTGGAGTATGAGAGGGCCAAGTTCCAGAGCATCGTGGAGAAGACTCCCA